The Eurosta solidaginis isolate ZX-2024a chromosome 4, ASM4086904v1, whole genome shotgun sequence genome includes a window with the following:
- the LOC137247629 gene encoding uncharacterized protein, translated as MEKISASKKKVRVSKAQQNKNYIAKLKSTGKSEEYKKKRAASTKLYRRKKKNEENQMPQTTISSVLEKRRENIRQRVQKFREKMRTGEKRSRSVLSDTQLTGYNCSQTFGKAVRKAERALPQSPTKRKAVLTKIFSNVREANKMDMETSILPPQPQKKIHQNILMLKKAIIAFYERDDISRVSPRVRDVKEYLSESGEKILLPTRHMVLSCREACALFNEEQGNSGKDTCGITFFLRHRPDHVKLIKELPHNMCLCSYHANFIDAVSALHKFVAHVSDYENGFVLQFLCDIPSMGCWYGECVKYTGITVPKLTALVGEADLDMQVSWMKWTKNDGVNRTERRQKSGKLTDLVAYISGLSAQFLIHSFNKCEQSEVFNVHDRPRALSVNYAVEGLLQVDFAENFVCENQDEVQSAHWNQRQLSIFTSGLYYNETFTAKVLVSNNLSHTKDTIVPYLYILFKNLPSTVRILKMWSDGPSSQFKNKYIAALIPHFEEIFGMKIVWNYFATSHGKGCVDGIGATIKTIVRKHVRARDIVVNNASDFVQAVHMTPSKIMIEEVTSNQIEMINAELQVVELFSRARPIQNISSAHQIQVRDNKIATFKTSRQGYN; from the exons atggaaaaaatttcagcatcgaaaaaaaag GTTCGTGTAAGTAAAgctcagcaaaataaaaattacatagcTAAGCTTAAAAGCACCGGAAAATCTgaggagtataaaaagaaaagagcTGCAAGTACGAAACTTTACcggcgaaaaaagaaaaatgaagaaaatcaaATGCCGCAAACAACAATAAGTAGTGTGCTCGAAAAACGACGTGAGAACATTCGGCAAAGGGTACAGAAGTTTCGTGAAAAAATGCGTACTGGGGAAAAACGGAGCAGATCAGTTTTGAGTGACACTCAATTAACAGGGTATAACTGTTCACAAACATTCGGTAAGGCGGTGAGGAAAGCAGAACGCGCATTACCCCAATCACCAACTAAGCGGAAAGCTGTCCTGACCAAAATTTTTAGTAACGTGCGTGAAGCCAACAAAATGGACATGGAGACTAGTATTCTACCACCACAGCCCCAAAAAAAGATCCACCAAAATATCTTAATGCTCAAAAAAGCTATTATAGCTTTCTATGAGCGTGATGATATTTCGCGAGTCTCACCCAGAGTTCGAGATGTGAAGGAATATCTGTCCGAAAGTGGCGAGAAAATCTTGTTGCCCACTAGGCATATGGTACTAAGCTGCAGAGAAGCATGTGCACTATTTAATGAAGAGCAAGGCAACTCGGGGAAAG ATACGTGTGGAATTACTTTTTTCCTAAGGCATCGACCGGATCATGTCAAGCTTATAAAAGAATTGCCACACAACATGTGCTTATGCTCATACCATGCTAATTTCATAGATGCCGTCTCTGCTTTACATAAATTTGTTGCCCACGTATCAGATTATGAAAATGGTTTTGTATTGCAGTTCTTGTGTGATATACCTTCAATGGGCTGCTGGTATGGCGAGTGCGTTAAATATACTGGTATAACAGTACCGAAATTGACTGCCCTGGTGGGTGAAGCTGATCTCGATATGCAAGTATCATGGATGAAATGGACGAAAAACGATGGTGTAAATCGGACTGAAAGACGACAGAAAAGTGGAAAGCTAACTGATCTTGTTGCATATATATCTGGCTTGTCGGCGCAATTTTTAATACATAGTTTTAACAAATGCGAGCAGTCCGAAGTATTTAATGTTCATGATCGCCCAAGAGCTCTTAGTGTGAATTATGCCGTAGAAGGTCTCTTGCAAGTGGATTTTGCGGAGAATTTCGTTTGCGAAAATCAAGATGAAGTCCAAAGTGCACACTGGAATCAAAGGCAGCTTTCAATTTTTACCAGTGGCTTATATTATAACGAAACCTTCACTGCCAAGGTGCTGGTATCAAACAATTTGTCACATACAAAAGACACTATTGTTCCATACTTGTAtatattgtttaaaaatttgcCAAGTACAGTTAGAATTTTAAAAATGTGGAGTGACGGACCATCCTCacaattcaaaaacaaatatattgcAGCTTTAATTCCTCACTTTGAAGAAATATTTGGAATGAAAATTGTTTGGAATTACTTTGCAACATCACATGGCAAAGGTTGTGTAGACGGGATTGGTGCAACCATTAAAACAATCGTTCGAAAACATGTAAGAGCGCGTGATATAGTCGTCAACAATGCATCTGACTTTGTACAGGCAGTCCACATGACTCCATCAAAAATTATGATTGAAGAAGTAACAAGCAATCAAATTGAAATGATTAACGCTGAATTGCAAGTTGTAGAGCTGTTTTCAAGAGCAAGGCCCATACAAAATATTTCCAGCGCCCATCAGATACAAGTTCGCGATAATAAAATAGCTACTTTTAAGACATCCAGACAAGGATATAACTAA